A part of Macaca mulatta isolate MMU2019108-1 chromosome 12, T2T-MMU8v2.0, whole genome shotgun sequence genomic DNA contains:
- the LOC144333544 gene encoding uncharacterized protein LOC144333544, producing MFTDRLFTEEAAGRRRRPLASGPSKHEGWFCFCSGRKMMYQLVVHGVMGKNTVLDVASSEEEFNTMTVKWLMKLVSKAVLKADTMDFLLMFANYRLDPEKKLQDYQIRNKSTVIIVVQLPGGGPGHQGCAGPVSGGHLVVEPHWS from the exons ATGTTCACCGACCGGCTCTTTACAGAAGAGGCTGCTGGCCGCCGACGCAGACCCCTGGCCTCAGGGCCCAGCAAGCACGAGGGGTGGTTTTGTTTCTG CTCCGGGAGGAAGATGATGTACCAGCTGGTGGTACACGGTGTCATGGGCAAGAACACGGTGCTGGATGTGGCCAGTTCTGAGGAGGAGTTCAATACCATGACTGTGAAGTGGCTGATGAAGTTAGTGTCCAAGGCTGTGCTGAAGGCAG ACACCATGGATTTCCTTTTGATGTTTGCCAACTACCGCCTGGACCCGGAGAAAAAGCTCCAGGACTATCAGATCAGGAACAAGTCCACCGTCATCATTGTGGTGCAGCTTCCTGGTGGGGGCCCAGGCCACCAGGGATGCGCAGGCCCCGTGTCGGGGGGACACCTGGTTGTGGAGCCCCATTGGTCCTAG